The Vibrio cyclitrophicus sequence GGCTTCACTGCTAAAAGAACCAGAGCTCATTTATCAAGTGGTGAACGCCTGTCGAGAAGCAGTACCTGCACACATTCCTGTATCCGCAAAGATTCGATTAGGTTGGGAGCATCCGGAAGAGTGCTTTGAAATCGTCGATGCCATCGAACAAGCCAAAGCTGACGAACTCACCGTGCATGCAAGAACCAAAGTTGGCGGCTATAAAGCCAGCGAAATCAAATGGGATTTCATCAATCAAATAAGAGAAAAAACGTCTCTACCGTTGATTGCTAATGGGGAAATCTGGAACTATCAAGATGGTCAAGATTGCATAGAAGCAACAGGCGTCGATTCATTGATGGTCTGCCGTGGTGCTTTCAATATTCCAAACCTCGGTAACGTCGTTAAGCACAACCACCAGAAAATGCCGTGGGATAAAGTCATTGAACTTTTGCTGCGCTATTCAGAGTTTCAAATTAAAGGGGACAAAGGCATGTACTACCCCAATAGAGTGAAGCAGTGGTTTGTTTATCTAAGTAAAGGCTACCCTGAAGCAAACGAACTGTTTAAAGAGATTCGTACTTTCAAAAAGGCGCCGCCGATTGTAGATCGCCTTCAGCGTTATCAAGAAGAGCGCCGTCAACCTGTTTAAGATTAAAGTACTCAACGCTTCGAACGTGTTTACCGGCGCAAAAAAGCTTTGCTAGGCAGACACGTTCGCTTTCCCCTCTTTCCTTTTCCTTTTGATACAAAGCATCGATTCAATAACGTAGCTAAAATTCAAGACGGTCTTTACCCGTTGTCTTAGCCACGTACAGCTTTTCATCAGCGTACTTAAATATCTCATCGAAGTTAAGTTTACTTTGCTCAGTTTCAACAATGCAGACACCGCCAGATACTGTAAATCCATTTGGAATAATGTCGGCTGAAGTGGAACAAATCGCATTCTTCACTCGCTCTAATGTTCTCATCAAAGTTTCACGATCTTCGCCTTTCATGTAAACGACAAACTCTTCACCGCCAAACCTTGCTGCTACGTCACTGCTTCGTACACTGTTACTGATCTGACGCGACATGTAACGAATCACGTCATCGCCTTTATCATGGCCATAAGTATCGTTAATTGACTTAAAATCATCGATATCAAATACCGTTAAAGCAAACAGTTGATCGTGCTCTACACTGCGCCAGAACGCTTCTAAGCCACGACGATTCAATAACCCTGTCATAGGGTCTTTGGCTGCGAGATCTTTAAAGTAGCCACGTTCAATATTGGAATTGACGTAGAAAAAGATAGTTACTGAGAACAGATACACAATGATGGCAACAATAAGGCTGTCTTTCTCGTAGACGAAAAAATGCTCGACCTCTTTCGCGATATCTAATTCGTAATACATCGCATGATGAGACGCGACGCCATCCAGTTTGATCTCGTGATAAAAAGCCGCAGAGTCTATCGGGGTAGCTAAAGTGGTATCAATGATATCGATCCGACCTGCGAGATGCTCATTCGAGCTTGCAAGCAGCTTGTCAGCGTCAATATCAACCGAAAGCATTCCTTGATGTACGCCTTGGTGGAACACTGGGATCGTCATACTGATCATTCGATCTAGAGACTCAAATCGATAAGCAGGCCCAGTTAATGTTAATTGCTCTGGATTGTTGGCTGTTTTTTGCCAATAGGGACGACTTTTTATGGTTGAAAGCAATTCCTTGCTCAATTTCTTAGCAAACCCTTCAGGGGAAGAGATCACATAACCACGCGTATCAATAAAGTGCACGCCGTCGTGGTATTCATCAAGCTGAGATAAAAATGAAAGAATAGGAGCTAGAGCTATCTTTTCTGAGGCGCTCTTGTAGCTGTCACTGGTTTCGGAACACAAGGATTCTTGGCCGACCAGCATATAGTCGATATCGACAGAAGGAATGTCTGAAGTTTTACCATCCGCGAGGAGTAGCGCATCAATAGGCCAGATTTGGCAAAGCCCATCCACAACTTGCTTATTGTGATCAAGAAAGAGAGGGTTTCCTGATTTGTAGTAGTTAGAGAAGCTGTAGTCTAAGGCTGTCACCACTTTTGTGGTTCGTTTGAACACCTCTTCAATACGTTGGAACTCGCTGCTGATGTCTTTCTTCACCAAATCAAAATGATTCTTTCCTGTTAGGCCAAGTAATATTGCGGCGATCACAGCGGGAAACCCAAAGATAAAGGTAAGGCTAAAATGCCTGTTTACTTTCATATAGTGTGCTCTTAGCGTTCAGCTATTTTCATTTACCCCATTAATATTATTGCATTAATTGTCATTTTCCTCGAGGTAAAAGAGTGTAAATTGATATGAATCGGACCTAAACCTTGAACAGCGAATTCCTTTTGCAAAACTAACCTCGCATTAAGCAAGGTTAGAAGATACCGTTTAAGTCATTATAAAATTCAACGATTTACTACATCAAAAATCTTCGCCTGTATCGCTGGAACGGTAATATCAACTGTACCATTATCAATTGGTATACCCTTTCTTTCACTTGATAGCTCTACCAACTCTCCTAGCTCATGTCCAAGCATCCACACAGGCAAAGACAACGCCTTTTCACCTTGGGATAGGTTAAGCACAACCAGTGTTTTTTCGCCGTTGAGACTTCGGGCAAACACTAACGTCTCAGCATCACAATATAGCTCGAGGTAGGCGCCACTTTGTTTTCAGTAAGGCTGATTCCTCTCAAAATGCTCAAACGAGCCACCCATTTACGAAAGGGATATCAGGTTTAGAATTGCGCCATCAGCGGCTAATGACCGCCCGATCAATCACAGACTGAGGCACTGTCACTCCCAACTCACGAGCAGCGTCTAGATTCACCACCAGTTGTGAGCTTTGTGCGGTTTTAACACTCAACTTCCCTGGTTTTTGTCCGTTGAGAATAGCCGCTACATAGTCTGCTGTTTGTACCCCTACGTCATAGTAATCTAAGCCTAAGCCTGCAATGGCACCCTTTCCGACATAAGATGTGGCACCTGCGACGACGGGTGTATCTGCTTGATTCGCCGCTTTGATAAGACCTTCCATGCCGCTAGCAACCGTATTGTCGGTCAAGGCATAGATAACATCAGACTTCCTGGCGACGGATTCTGCTTTCGCTCCGACATCATCAA is a genomic window containing:
- the dusC gene encoding tRNA dihydrouridine(16) synthase DusC; translation: MRVILGPMEGVLDHLMREILTEINDYDLCVTEFVRVVDQLLPPHVFHRICPELHQGSQTMAGVPIHLQLLGQHPNWMAENAFQAASLGAKGIDLNFGCPAKAVNKSNGGASLLKEPELIYQVVNACREAVPAHIPVSAKIRLGWEHPEECFEIVDAIEQAKADELTVHARTKVGGYKASEIKWDFINQIREKTSLPLIANGEIWNYQDGQDCIEATGVDSLMVCRGAFNIPNLGNVVKHNHQKMPWDKVIELLLRYSEFQIKGDKGMYYPNRVKQWFVYLSKGYPEANELFKEIRTFKKAPPIVDRLQRYQEERRQPV
- a CDS encoding diguanylate cyclase yields the protein MKVNRHFSLTFIFGFPAVIAAILLGLTGKNHFDLVKKDISSEFQRIEEVFKRTTKVVTALDYSFSNYYKSGNPLFLDHNKQVVDGLCQIWPIDALLLADGKTSDIPSVDIDYMLVGQESLCSETSDSYKSASEKIALAPILSFLSQLDEYHDGVHFIDTRGYVISSPEGFAKKLSKELLSTIKSRPYWQKTANNPEQLTLTGPAYRFESLDRMISMTIPVFHQGVHQGMLSVDIDADKLLASSNEHLAGRIDIIDTTLATPIDSAAFYHEIKLDGVASHHAMYYELDIAKEVEHFFVYEKDSLIVAIIVYLFSVTIFFYVNSNIERGYFKDLAAKDPMTGLLNRRGLEAFWRSVEHDQLFALTVFDIDDFKSINDTYGHDKGDDVIRYMSRQISNSVRSSDVAARFGGEEFVVYMKGEDRETLMRTLERVKNAICSTSADIIPNGFTVSGGVCIVETEQSKLNFDEIFKYADEKLYVAKTTGKDRLEF